From a single Azospirillaceae bacterium genomic region:
- a CDS encoding enoyl-CoA hydratase/isomerase family protein, with translation MSADFETLTLEDQGAALFVTIDTPPMNLLGPALVRDLVRLITLLDRGEPYKVVVFKSADPDFFISHVDVTQIAAYRQEAAKLTGEASIALLFRRLAQTKAVTIAQVEGRTRGAGSEFVLNCDMRFAARGRAFFAQNEAGLGLVPGGGGAQHLVRMLGRGRALEVMLSAADFDADLAERYGWVNRSFAPDELEPFVRALALRIAQFPTAGLALVKERVNAISLAPIEDFRRDSDLFGDGVKVPETQRRIQAAMKRGFQTREAEIDLGDMFPSLSLNQE, from the coding sequence ATGTCTGCTGATTTTGAGACGCTGACGCTGGAGGACCAGGGTGCGGCACTCTTCGTGACGATCGACACGCCGCCGATGAACCTGCTGGGGCCGGCGCTTGTGCGTGACCTCGTCCGGCTCATCACGCTGCTGGATCGGGGCGAACCTTACAAGGTCGTCGTCTTCAAAAGCGCCGATCCCGACTTTTTCATCTCCCATGTCGATGTGACCCAGATCGCGGCCTATCGGCAGGAGGCCGCCAAGCTGACCGGCGAGGCCTCGATCGCGCTGCTGTTCCGCCGGCTGGCCCAGACCAAGGCGGTGACCATCGCCCAGGTGGAGGGCCGGACGCGGGGGGCGGGCAGCGAGTTCGTCCTGAATTGCGACATGCGCTTCGCCGCGCGGGGCCGTGCCTTCTTCGCGCAGAACGAGGCTGGCCTCGGTCTTGTCCCTGGTGGTGGCGGGGCGCAGCACCTGGTCCGGATGCTGGGCCGTGGCCGGGCGCTGGAGGTGATGCTCAGCGCGGCGGATTTCGACGCGGACCTGGCCGAACGCTACGGCTGGGTCAACCGCAGCTTCGCGCCGGATGAGCTGGAACCGTTCGTGAGGGCCCTCGCCCTTCGGATCGCGCAGTTCCCCACCGCCGGCCTGGCCCTGGTCAAGGAGCGGGTCAACGCCATCTCCCTGGCGCCGATCGAGGATTTCCGCCGTGACTCCGATCTTTTCGGCGACGGCGTGAAGGTTCCGGAAACGCAGCGCCGCATCCAGGCCGCGATGAAGCGCGGCTTTCAGACCCGCGAGGCCGAGATCGACCTCGGCGACATGTTCCCCTCCCTTTCCCTGAACCAGGAGTAA
- a CDS encoding alpha/beta hydrolase — protein sequence MRAPHHLRNLCLAAAAFFSMAAAPAVASAEPAKNVILVHGAWGDGSSWSKIIPILKAKGLNVTAVQLPLTSLADDAATVSRAIALEDGPVVLVGHSYGGAVITEAGSDPKVSALVYVAAFAPDAGQSAGSVSAAVPPAPMGAEVRPDAQGFLKLTKTGVYDDFAQDVTPAEKLLLLATQSPTNVKALGGTVTVAAWHSKPSWYIVASQDRAIPPALEAQMAKTIGAKTTTVSGSHMIMLSQSSAVASVIEDAAAK from the coding sequence ATGCGCGCCCCCCACCACCTTCGCAACCTGTGCCTCGCCGCGGCGGCCTTCTTCAGCATGGCGGCGGCACCCGCCGTCGCGTCAGCCGAGCCCGCCAAGAACGTGATCCTCGTCCACGGCGCCTGGGGCGATGGGTCGAGCTGGTCCAAGATCATTCCGATCCTGAAGGCCAAGGGCCTGAACGTGACGGCGGTTCAGCTGCCGCTGACCTCCCTGGCCGATGATGCCGCCACGGTCAGCCGGGCCATCGCGCTTGAGGACGGCCCGGTCGTCCTGGTCGGCCATTCCTACGGCGGTGCCGTGATCACCGAGGCCGGCAGCGATCCCAAGGTCTCAGCCCTGGTCTATGTCGCCGCCTTCGCGCCCGACGCGGGGCAATCCGCCGGCAGCGTCAGCGCCGCGGTCCCGCCCGCCCCGATGGGGGCGGAGGTCCGGCCCGATGCCCAGGGCTTCCTGAAGCTGACCAAGACGGGTGTGTACGACGACTTCGCCCAGGATGTGACGCCGGCCGAGAAGCTTCTTCTGCTGGCCACCCAGTCGCCGACCAACGTCAAGGCCCTGGGCGGCACCGTCACCGTCGCCGCCTGGCATTCGAAGCCGTCCTGGTACATCGTCGCTTCGCAGGATCGGGCCATCCCCCCGGCGCTTGAGGCCCAGATGGCCAAGACCATCGGCGCCAAGACCACTACCGTTTCCGGCAGCCATATGATCATGCTGTCGCAATCGTCGGCGGTGGCGTCGGTCATCGAGGACGCGGCGGCCAAGTAG